The following coding sequences are from one Mesorhizobium onobrychidis window:
- a CDS encoding aminopeptidase P family protein produces the protein MFQTFDSAGDPAVGKPRVALLRQWLAANGLDGFIVPRADEHQGEYVADRSARLKWLTGFSGSAGVAIVLGDRAFMFVDGRYTLQVRQEVDLDIFSIESLVDNPPATWIKDNLGKGVRLGFDPWLQTIGDVKALKASAEKSGATLVPLEKNPIDAIWKDQPQPPLAPVELHPIAFAGELAKDKLARLAEAIGKDGATHAVLTDPSSIAWAFDIRGGDVPHTPLTLGFAVLAADGSHLLFMDQRKFSRTVAAYLTQLAELHEPSEFEAAIAGLAKGGARIALDPALAAEKLRMLVEDNGGTVIAAPDPARIPRATKNQAEINGARAAHRRDGAAVAKLLCWLDRQEPGKLDEIAVVTKLEECRRSTGEETQMPLRDVSFDTISGAGPNGAIMHYRVSRATSRKLQSGELFLLDSGGQYQDGTTDITRTVPIGTPTEEMRERFTLVLKGMIGISMLRFPPGTRGSEIDAVARLALWNHGCDFAHGTGHGVGSYLAVHEGPQRIARTGTEKLLAGMIVSNEPGYYKEGSYGIRIENLILVTPAEQIEGGDIAMHSFETLTLSPIDTRLVRSDLLTRDELHWLDTYHQRVLAEIGPMLEGETLAWLEKATAPLPHDQKI, from the coding sequence ATGTTCCAGACCTTTGATTCCGCCGGCGACCCCGCCGTCGGCAAGCCGCGTGTGGCGCTGCTGCGTCAATGGCTGGCGGCCAACGGGCTGGATGGCTTCATCGTGCCTCGTGCCGACGAGCATCAGGGCGAATATGTCGCCGACCGCTCGGCGCGGCTAAAATGGCTGACCGGCTTCAGCGGCTCGGCCGGCGTCGCCATCGTGCTCGGCGACCGTGCCTTCATGTTCGTCGACGGGCGCTACACGCTGCAGGTGCGCCAGGAGGTCGATCTCGACATCTTTTCGATCGAAAGCCTGGTCGACAATCCGCCCGCCACCTGGATCAAGGACAATCTCGGCAAGGGCGTGCGGCTTGGCTTCGATCCGTGGCTGCAGACGATCGGCGACGTGAAAGCGCTGAAAGCTTCGGCCGAAAAATCGGGGGCGACATTGGTGCCGCTCGAGAAGAATCCAATCGACGCCATCTGGAAGGACCAGCCCCAACCGCCGCTGGCGCCGGTCGAGCTCCATCCGATCGCCTTTGCCGGCGAACTGGCCAAGGACAAGTTGGCACGGCTGGCCGAGGCCATCGGCAAGGACGGCGCCACCCATGCCGTGCTGACCGACCCGTCCTCCATCGCCTGGGCCTTCGACATCCGCGGCGGCGACGTGCCGCACACGCCGCTGACGCTCGGCTTCGCCGTGCTCGCCGCCGATGGGTCGCACCTCCTTTTCATGGACCAGCGCAAGTTTTCGCGCACCGTCGCGGCCTATCTGACGCAGCTCGCCGAATTGCACGAACCCAGTGAATTCGAAGCGGCGATCGCAGGATTAGCCAAGGGCGGCGCAAGAATCGCGCTGGACCCAGCGCTGGCGGCGGAGAAGCTCAGAATGCTGGTCGAGGACAATGGCGGTACCGTCATTGCCGCGCCCGATCCTGCCCGCATCCCACGCGCGACGAAGAACCAGGCCGAGATCAACGGCGCCCGCGCCGCGCATCGCCGCGACGGCGCCGCCGTGGCCAAGCTGCTTTGCTGGCTCGACCGCCAGGAACCCGGCAAGCTCGACGAGATCGCGGTCGTCACCAAGCTTGAGGAGTGCCGCCGCAGCACCGGCGAGGAAACGCAAATGCCGCTGCGCGATGTGTCCTTCGACACCATCTCGGGCGCCGGTCCGAACGGTGCCATCATGCACTACCGCGTTTCCCGCGCCACCAGCCGAAAGCTTCAGTCTGGCGAGTTGTTCCTGCTCGATTCGGGCGGACAGTATCAGGACGGCACCACCGACATCACCCGCACCGTGCCGATCGGCACACCGACCGAGGAAATGCGCGAACGCTTCACGCTGGTGCTGAAGGGCATGATCGGCATTTCCATGCTGCGCTTTCCCCCGGGCACGCGCGGCTCCGAGATCGATGCCGTGGCGCGTCTGGCTCTGTGGAACCATGGTTGCGATTTCGCCCATGGCACCGGCCACGGCGTCGGCTCCTATCTGGCCGTGCACGAGGGCCCGCAGCGCATCGCAAGGACCGGCACCGAAAAGCTGCTGGCAGGCATGATCGTCTCCAACGAGCCGGGCTACTACAAGGAAGGCTCTTACGGCATCCGCATCGAGAACCTCATTCTGGTGACACCGGCCGAGCAGATAGAGGGCGGCGACATCGCCATGCACAGCTTTGAGACACTGACGCTGTCGCCGATCGACACCAGGCTGGTGCGATCCGACCTTTTGACGCGCGACGAGCTGCATTGGCTCGACACATACCACCAGCGTGTGCTGGCCGAGATCGGACCGATGCTCGAAGGCGAGACGCTGGCCTGGCTGGAAAAGGCAACCGCGCCACTGCCGCACGACCAGAAGATTTGA